A genomic segment from Gossypium hirsutum isolate 1008001.06 chromosome D04, Gossypium_hirsutum_v2.1, whole genome shotgun sequence encodes:
- the LOC107956826 gene encoding NAC domain-containing protein 1: MSINKSAAMEEDGNQELMVRMKEAEDEAYLKSMPSGFRFKPRDDELIFYLMCKARNKPLPPTRIKEVPLYKYDPDTLTAISGNMSSNGTINEWYFFTSRDRKHPQGKRPNRAAGDGFWKAVNSDKHVKSNGKLIGLKKTLVYCRGKPSKAQKTNWIVHEYVLSDPPQTTHKNGHQLDGWALCRVYNRKPQAPKVPEKSSPQNFGSNNLNIENQIKEQSALQNFVTEDLNFSESDKFLLYANFGTIIYSL, from the exons atgtctataaataagTCGGCAGCCATGGAAGAAGATGGTAATCAAGAATTGATGGTACGCATGAAGGAGGCGGAAGACGAAGCGTATCTGAAGTCAATGCCGTCTGGTTTTCGTTTCAAGCCTAGAGATGATGAACTTATATTTTACTTGATGTGCAAAGCTCGTAATAAACCATTACCACCCACCAGAATCAAGGAGGTTCCACTTTACAAATATGATCCCGATACTCTTACAG CCATAAGCGGGAACATGTCGTCAAATGGAACGATAAATGAATGGTATTTCTTCACGTCGAGAGACCGGAAGCATCCTCAGGGCAAAAGACCAAATCGAGCCGCCGGCGACGGGTTCTGGAAGGCTGTCAACTCTGATAAACATGTCAAGTCCAATGGAAAGTTAATTGGTTTGAAGAAAACCCTAGTTTATTGCAGAGGGAAACCTTCAAAAGCACAGAAAACCAATTGGATCGTGCATGAATATGTATTAAGCGATCCTCCTCAAACAACTCATAAAAATGGTCACCAg CTTGATGGATGGGCACTCTGTAGAGTATATAACAGAAAGCCTCAAGCCCCAAAGGTTCCAGAGAAGAGTTCTCCCCAAAATTTTGGGAGTAACAATTTGAACATCGAAAATCAGATTAAAGAGCAGAGTGCTCTCCAAAATTTTGTTACTGAAGATTTGAACTTCTCAGAATCAGATAAATTTCTTTTGTATGCTAATTTTGGCACAATAATTTATTCTTTGTAG